One Nodularia sp. LEGE 06071 DNA segment encodes these proteins:
- a CDS encoding helix-turn-helix domain-containing protein: MAGGASGTPVSLSDRELQIIDLVAAGLTNQDIAVKLEISKRTVDNHISNILTKTQTDNRVALVRWALQWGKICLDEVNCCVLPIRKD; encoded by the coding sequence ATGGCTGGTGGCGCGTCTGGGACCCCTGTTAGTCTGTCAGACAGAGAATTGCAAATCATCGACTTAGTGGCCGCTGGCTTAACTAACCAAGATATTGCAGTCAAACTGGAGATTAGCAAACGTACAGTTGATAACCATATCAGCAATATTCTCACCAAAACCCAAACCGACAACCGAGTGGCTCTCGTCCGTTGGGCTTTGCAGTGGGGGAAAATCTGCTTAGATGAAGTGAATTGCTGTGTTTTACCCATCCGGAAAGATTAA
- a CDS encoding DUF6391 domain-containing protein, protein MNTSASVQGSSSTFDFFSFDFTAPQPTQDAELLRQLSFIPGLREMMLLRQVHALEHATVWILSEANSAYAPKGRPTKVQVDNELLGGLSTEQGFYLYGEVNISDLRRAVTLGLNRLINGEWDLAVHPRCGTNVSVAMLLTAGLALGVNLLLPFRPIEQLIGLGIAATTAAELAPDLGSIAQRYLTTAIPFNLAIENITLTRDLWGRQGHFVKVSWQE, encoded by the coding sequence ATGAATACTTCAGCTTCTGTTCAAGGTAGCTCGTCTACCTTTGATTTTTTTAGCTTTGATTTTACCGCACCGCAACCAACACAAGATGCTGAGTTACTCAGACAGCTATCATTCATCCCAGGGTTGAGAGAAATGATGCTACTGCGGCAGGTTCACGCCCTAGAACACGCCACTGTTTGGATTTTGAGTGAAGCCAACAGCGCCTATGCACCCAAAGGCAGACCCACAAAAGTGCAGGTAGATAACGAATTATTAGGCGGCTTGTCTACAGAACAAGGATTCTACCTTTATGGTGAAGTGAACATCAGTGATTTGCGGCGGGCGGTGACACTAGGCTTAAATCGTCTCATCAATGGTGAATGGGATTTAGCCGTGCATCCTCGCTGTGGCACAAATGTATCAGTTGCCATGCTGTTAACAGCCGGACTAGCTCTCGGTGTCAATCTGTTACTACCATTCCGACCAATTGAGCAATTAATCGGCTTAGGAATAGCCGCTACCACAGCAGCAGAACTCGCACCTGATTTAGGTTCCATAGCCCAGCGCTACCTAACCACAGCCATTCCCTTTAACCTAGCAATTGAAAATATTACTCTGACTCGCGACCTTTGGGGACGACAGGGACATTTCGTCAAAGTCAGTTGGCAAGAGTGA